The nucleotide window TTGGGTTAAGGTTAAATAGTAGCTATGCCTTATCAGAGTATTTAATGGCTACAAATCTGAGATTCCAGATTCCAGAATCATTTTATTCTAAAAATATTGGATCTAGAGCTTTCAGATTCAGTTAGGTATAGATTGCTGCCAGGGTATAGTCCAAAAATTAGGACTTGTTTGAAAATTTATAAATTGTCATAATTCTTCTCGCTAGCAATAAATTTAATCTTGTTAATATTTTTGTATAATTTAGGAAGGTTCTAATAATGAAAAGGAAACATCTTTTACTAGTCTTAATGGGGCTATCTACTTTTTTAACTGCTTGTAATTCCGGAGGCGGAACAAATTCAACAGCTACTAGTTTAGACACTAAAGCTGTTACTCCAGTGGCTGAAAGTAGTCCACCTACTTCAGGTACGCAAACATCTGCCCTTAAAGTAGCACCTATAAATGCTAATGTTATCTATTTAAGTGCTGCAGATGATCTTCATAAAACTGGACTGAAAGGTGGGGCTAGTAGTATGACTGGCTTACACTCAAATCTTTCAACTAAAATGCTGTCTAGTGAATCCTCTATCCAAAATACAGTAGGCTGGGTTTCTTCGACAAACTCACTAGCACCACAATCTTGTTGGAATTATACTTTTTACCTCTCCACTAGCAGTTCGCAGGCTAGTGGCTCGGCTTCGTTATCAGCAAGTCAGTTGCTTACTCAATCTGGACTAACCTATTCGACAAAAGAAGCGGTAAGTGTTATTGATAGCCTAGGTGATAGTGCTTCTGCTTCATATAGTATGTCGAGTTTATTTGGTAAAGAGAATCAAGGTTTGACTCTTGGTGTTGACTCCTCTTTGTATGTAATGGGAAATGTACAGGTAACTGGGCTTAATTCTATTGGGCAAAACCTGCTACAAAATCAGCCAAATCAGTTCTATACCCAGTGTGGAGATAAGGTAGTACAATCCTTGCCCTTGACGCTTGGTATTAAATATATGCAAACATATAGTTTTGAATCAGAAGGATATAATGTAGCAACTAGTGCCATGCTAAGTACACATCAATCAAGTGGTTCTGCTTTTGAACAAACTGCTGTTGATTTAAGTACTTCATTGTATTTCTCGATGGGGCAAACTTGGATGGCTGGAAGTATAACCAATAATACTATTGTAAATGGAAATCTGATTGAGGCTGATGTATTAACCAATGCTGCACCTTATTTATCTTCATGTATTGAGAGTGTCGGTAATACTGCATTAGCTAGTTGTTCAACTGGAGTTTCAATGCTTGCCCAAGCTGCCCAGCAATCATATAATGCAGCAGTAGGTGCAGTAAATGAGAATAATTGGCAGGCATGGTTTAATTTAGATTATGGACGTTTTGCCAATAAAGCAACTTTTATTTCTACTGATAATGAATTAAAGATTATTGCACCCAATGCCGCAAATATCCTAAATTATTCAAAGTTTGGTACTTATCAAAATGCCATTATCAGAAATGTAAATGTTCTACGCGATTTAGCTACTGCAAATGATTATTTTCATATCATTGGTAGTGGATTAAGTCATTTACCACAAGATTTTATTGCTGGTTTGACTCCATATGCCGCTAATCCAGGCTTATTATCACAGAATTATAGTGGTGCGGTGGTTGCTCCTTTAAATGCTTTATCAGATAAAGTAAATAAGTGTATAAACGCAACTAATGACGCAGACATTGATACTCAGTGTTCACAGCTGGATGAGCATGAAACAGTTACTCATATTTTTGATGCATATTATAATTTGACAACGCCAATTACCAATCTTAAATCAGCTCTTAACCTAACATTACGAGCATTTGTATATAAAGATATAGTAAAAACCACCTCAAAATATGTTCCTAGTGAAATTGGTTCTTTTATTGTTTATTTGCCAGCAAATATTGATGCAAATAATAACCTCTCACCTTATACGCTAGTCACGATTCCACGTACCTTGGGAACAGGTACAAACCCAGTTTATGCTGCCGCTTATCAACTTAGATCACCTAATCCAAATCAGATATTTTGGGATGATTTAAGCTCCATGACTGATGATAGAAATAGTGCTGCATTATACAGTCAGGCTAGTTCGGGTGCTCTTGGAGAGTTATATGGGTACAATGAAACATTGATTCCTACGCAATGGCGTTGGTTATCTGCTATTTCAGATAGTGTAACTGCTGCTGGTGTAGGTACTCAAAATTGTAGTCCTTTTGGTGTAGCTAGTAGTGGTTGCATGTATACTGTAAATACCTATTTTGACCCAGCAGTACTTGCCAATAATACACCATTAACTTTAATCCAGCAAAAAATAACTGATACTTATGATCCGGCACTAGAAGCGTCTGGAAACTTAATTTATAGTAGTAATGAATTTGCCACATTATATCCGTGGGAATAAATTTCATTCCGTATATTTGATTAGTAGTTTAGACAGTCGAATTGAAGTATTTAGTTTAAATAAATTTTATTTTAGGAATTAATATGAAAAGGTTATTATTAGCTTTTGTTACCGTTTTTGCTTGTATAAATGTTTATGCATGGGGATCAGATGTAACTTATAAAGATATGCCAAATTCAATGAGTATAGTGAACCCATTTCCTCCGGAAGCGATAGTAGTTAATCCTTCAGGTCCATCTCAGGATCCGAATAGCTATAATAAATTTACTCCAACTGGACGTAACAATACCGGGATCTTGCAAATGGTTGGTATGATGTTTATCTATTTAGGTCACCACACACATTAAGTAAAGTATGTACGTATCAAGTTAATGACTGGAATTCTGGCGCAGCAGGCAGTCAGACTCATCATTATTGTATTCACGCTTCTGGAGCATGCCAGATCTGGGCTCCTAATACAGCCGGAAGTTTTCAATTATTTCTTCGCGATTTTGCCGGGCAGAATATTCAATCATCTGCAGGAAACTGTAGTGGAGGGCACTAATAATAGGTTATTTAGAAATAAAGAGCCACGCGATTATCTTGTGGCTTTTTCTTTTAAAAATTTCTCAAGCTGATTGAGGTGTGTTTTTATGTAGGGTAAACAAAAGGCGAGATTTAGAGGTAGCATACAGAAGTTAAAATGTGAAACTTTAGGCTTAGCTAATGATACCAAGCTGATTATTATGGTTTTATTTAAGACTAAGTACAATAAATCTTTATATATTTAATGAGGCTCTGTTTGTTGAATGAAAAGAAAATTATTAATTCCTTTTTTAGTTGGATTATTATCATTTTTTGTTGTTAGTTGTAGCGGAACAACGACATCTACTGCCACATGTGAGTCATGTATGGTAAATCAAGCTACAGTTAGTTTAGATAGTTCTAGTGGCGGTGTAAGTAATGGAGAAACAGATGTCTCACTAACGCCTTTAGTCGTATTGAAGTATTCGCAGCCAATGAATCCACAAACAGTATCTTCTAATACTGTGTGGTTATCAACTTCTGCTTCATTTGAAAGCATGGATCATCAGGGAGACATAGCGATAAGTGACATTATTGCAAATACAGGCTATACAGAGTTTTCTTTCAGCACTGAATCTGCGTTACTACCCAATACCACTTATTATATAACCGTTACCGATGATAATAAAACAGTAAATGGTTTTTCGGTTAGTGGACAGTTTAGTTTTACCACTGGTGATTTTACTAAACCGACTGTCGGACTTATCGCGCCAACAAATGGTAGCAATGTAGTTGGATTAAATCCAAATATACAATTAAGGTTTAGTGAGTCGGTAGAGAATGTGAATCATCAAACTATTCTTATACATAAAGATAGTTTAGATGGTACTGTCATACCCATTAGCACAATAATTGCAGGGGAAAATAACACTTATATCTTTAGCATGACAGATTCTTTAGCTCCTGATTCTACTTACTATATAGTTTTAACTGATCAAATTACCGATTTGGCTGGAAATCATTTAAAAGAAACCAGTTTTTATTTCACTACTCTGCAAGCAGATAGCGGCACAAAACCTGAAGTGAGTTTGCTTAGTCCAAGTAACAATGCCACTGAAGTTACTACCACTCCTAACATTGAAATAAAGTTTAGTGAGGCTATAGTTAATGTAGATTCTAGTACGGTAACTCTTCATTCTGGTAGCATTGATGGTCCGCTAGTGCAAATTGGATCAATTGTTGCTGGTGCTGATAACACCTATCTTTTTAATCCCCAAGCTACATTACTTGACAATACGACCTATTACATAGTCTTAAGTAATGGAATAACCAATTCTAAAGGAAACTCACTAAATCCGACTAGTTTTGTATTTACAACAGGCGATTATACTGCTCCTGATGTTACTATACTTGAACCTTTAGATAATGCAACTGATGTTGAATTAGCCCCTACAATTAAAATTAAATTTAGCGAAGCGGTACAAAACATTAATTCTTCAACAATTACATTACGGCGTGGTAGTCCTGATGAAGATATCGTAGCCATCAGTCAGATTACAGATGAGGGGAATAATACCTATAGTTTTACACCAACCACCCCATTGTCTCCGAATATTAATTATTATGTAGTGCTAAATAATCAAATTACGGATAATTTTGGTAATAATCTACCTCCTACTAATTTTCGCTTTACAACTATAAATATTTTAGGTGCTGCGTATATTGTTAGTCGTGATAATAATGAAATTACCCTTTGTGATATTTATCCTGATAATAGCCTCAATAATTGCCATGCTACAGCCGCTATTAATAGTCCAAGTAGTCAAGCTTTCTTTAATGCAGATAAATCTGCTGTATATATTCTGGCAGCAGGAGGGAATCCAGAACTGGATCGTTGTGATATTAATGCAGACAAGAGCTTAGGTAATTGTAACAGTATTGGAAGTGTACCTGCTGGAACCAGCATTATGACAGTGAATTCCACTGCAACGATGGTATATTTAGGCAGTGTTTCACCTAGTTCAGTTATTTACGCCTGCCCGATAGTTAATAATTTATTAGGTATGTGTAATTCGGTATCGGCTGCTAACTTTATTTTCCCATTAGCTATTACTCTTGATAATACGGCAACAACTGCCTACGTTTCAACATGGGGTAGTGGCTTTGGGGATGGGAAAGTTCAGGCATGTCCAGTGCAGGGAGATGGTTCATTTGGAGTCTGTATTGCAGCAGTCAGTGCTACAGAGCCAAGTAGTGTAGTTTTTAATTCCGCAGGTGATCGAGCATATATTGGACAGTATGCTGGTAGTAATTTGAATATGTGCCAGGTTTCTGGAGATAGTACTTTTAATAGTTGCAATACTATTGGTAGTGGTTTTATGTCTGCTACAAGTCTAGCCTTTACAATGGGAGACGGAATAGCATATGTAACTGATCGTAGTGCTAATAGAGTATCCATGTGTGAGGTTGAAATTGATGGCACTTTCAGTAATTGTACTTATACGGTGACTGGAATTACTCAGCCATTTTGGATTACACTTAATTATTATTAATTTTAAATTTTGGAGGATCTAATGAGTAAATTAATTATTCGTCAATTAATTGCTGAATTTACAGGCACTTTTATTTTGGCTAGTGTTATATTAAATTCAATGAGTGGACCCGCATTTCCTATCGCAACTCCTGTCATTGCTGGGCTAACACTTACACTTCTAGTTTATCTTTTGGGTGGTATTTCTGGGTGTCAGATTAATCCAGCTATAACGTTTGGTTTGATGGTAACTAGGAAAACACCATTTAAAACTGCCAGTTGCTACATTTTGGTACAAGTAGCAGCAGGAGTTACAGCATTTTTGTTTGTAAGTGCTTATGGAAGCGATGGATTGCAAAATATTAACCTAGATTATACCTTGTCTTCTTCTATTGGTGAAATCGTTGGCATGGCTTTTTTTGGATTTGGGGTTGCTTCAGTTTTAAATTCAGGTATTAGTCGAGAATTAAGTGGCATTAGTGTTGGAATGTCTTTATTTATTGGAATAATAATTGCACATCATTATTCTATGGGAGTACTAAATCCTGCAGTTGCTATAGCTGGACACATATGGAGTATCTTCTATTTGTTATTCCCATTGATTGGGTCAACAATAGGAATGCTAGTGAGTAATACTATTTTTCAGTTAGAGAGAGAATAGTTGATAATAATGGCAAAATTTAATTGTCAGAATAGCTGATTTGATGTACCAACTATTAAAGGTCTATTTTTTGTTTAGGAATAGTGTTTGAATCTACAAAATCATAATTTGTTTAAAAGGAATTTATACGTATGAATAGAAAACATATTACAAAATTGAAAGTGGCTGGGATAATGTTAGCGCTAGCTCCTATGCTAGCTACAGCTGGAGGATATAGCTGGTATCGGAATATTTACAATACTAGTGATACTTCTTTTGGTTTATGGGTGGAGAATAGTTATCAGGGGAATTACTACGTTACCTGTAACGGTATTACTTATAAAAACCCCTCTATGCTAACAATAGCTCCAGGGCAAACTTGTAAGACAAAATCCACTACAACAGATACAAGACACTCAACTTATATTGCCTTTATTGGGCGGCAAGATACAGTATGGCATAAATACAATTTGAAAGGTACCTTTGCTGGTAGTGACCCTACTGCATATGGGTTTAATTGTCAATATGATCTGTACACAAAGACAAAACCTGTTATTGATGCCGGAGGCATGGCATTAAATGGATACCCGAAGGGTACCCAACCGATTGGTAGTTCTTCCGATTACAACTGCGATGGTTTAAAACTCTTTAGTGGTGCTACTCACGTAGGTTATGCTGGTGGTGATATTTGGTTTCATAGCAATGAACCGCTTATAGGAGGTGAACTTATATGGCCTATAGAAGCTAGTAAAGCTGCTATTGTTTACAACTATGCACCTTATAAAATTTCAATTGATGGTTTTGTAAGTAAGGGAGGTATTAAGCTCACATATAGTAATTCTTCCGCCATATTTGAAAGTGAAGAAATTGAGATTATTCCTGATGGTAGCAGTATTGAGTTAAATCATGATTCAAAGGAATTTCAGATTGATCCAGCAAAGCTAGATATAAAAGGCAATTTAATACCTGGGGTGGTAAGTGTTGACTATAAGAAAGATAATATAGATAATACACTTCTTGGGGGGTATCACGTTTATAATGAAGAAACACATAAACTAATAGATCTTGATGTAAAAAATTTCTCAATATATGATATTTCAACAGGAGGAGGGAAATTTGATTACTGGATTCATTCTCCAGATGGGGTGGCACATAAAATGAGGGTTTTACTGAATGTTGCACCTTATGAAAAAGGCAGCATTGCAGACGCTCCTGGCAGTATAGTAGTTTGTCCTGTCGGCTATGAAGGTATTGAAGCATGTAAATAAGCATTGTTAAGATAATTGGAATTTGGACGATTTAACAACTATCAAATTCCAATAAACTATTATGCATATTGTTCCATTGCTGGACTTGGCACATACATGGCAGTATTTTATTTATACTTTATATAGGTATGATACAATAAATACTGTCTAGGTTTTCTTTGCCAAATTTATTGGTACGGAATCCTATTTTATAAAAAGTGCCATTATGAAACTGAGTAGTGATCAAGAGTTTTTAAATAATCTAATCAAATACGTAGATGTTCTTGTTAATACTTTTAATGACAATAATCTTGTTGCAATTAAAGATATGAATTTAAATTACGTATATGTTTCTGAGAGATTTGCTAAAGATGTATTTGGTTCAAATCCAGACAGCATTATTGACAAATCAGATTTGGATTTAAAGTTTCCTCAATTAGAAGCTTTTTGTAAAGCTTCACATGATGAAGATCTTCGGGTTTTATCAAGCCCTGATCAGGTTACTTTTTTAAAAATTTATGCTTTTTCAAGCGGGCTTAAACCTGTTATTTTCAATAAAGCACCATTAATTAATAAGGATACCGGTGCAAGTGTTGGTCTCGCAATTCGTGCATTCCATTTGAAAGCAATGAATTTAACTCAGAAAATTATTCATGCCTTTCATATTCGTTTGGGAGTACCCAGACATAAAGTTAAATTAACTCCTCCACCTCGTTTATCCCCACGGGAACAACAAGTCACATTTTTGTTTTTAGCTAATTTTGCTAGTGCTGACATTGCAAATATTATTAATCAAATTGAGGGAAAAAATATTTCCAAAAGCTATATTGATAAGGTCTTTGCAGAGCAACTGTATGTAAAATTCAATGTTAATGACCGTAAAAGCCTCTATGATAAAATGGTTGCATATGGTTTTAGCGATTCACCACCACCAAGATTACTAAGCAACTGTTCGATTGAAATTACTAATCTAATGGATATCTAATTACATAATAGTTTTGTCCCTTATTCATATATCACACGATTAACTGAGTGTAATTTATATTATTAGTTAGTTCTAAGATTAAGACATGCCTGAACAAATACACACTGCTTAATTTTATCATTGCTGACATATAATCTCCACCTGTAAAGTTTCCAAACTATCTCAGAATGCAATTGCTGAAGTCATTATTCATATAATATTTTTCTTCTTAGTTTTATTATTGATATTACTTATCAATTGCAAAGCACTGCTATTAAATGTAAGGGGGATGATCATATGAAGAAGATAAATAAAAAACTACTAGTTGCCTGTGCACTAAATTTATTATCTTTATCTGAATTAATAGATTTAACAATCATTGGCATAGCTATCCCTCACATAATGGGAAGTTTAAATGCTGATTTACAAGATGTATCATTAACCATGACAAACTATATGGTAGCTATAGCTATGGTTATTCCGCTGAGTGGAAGCGTGATAAATAAATTTGGAATTAAAAAAACAGCGTTAATTTCTACTTTCATATTTGGTTTTGCTTCTCTAGGGTGTGGTCTTTCGACTAATATGACTGGACTAGTCATAGCCCGTTTTATTCAAGGGCTTGGTGGTGCCTTCTTGCCTACTCTGGCGCAAGCTTATTCAGCCAGTAACTTTAGTGGAAAGTTGCGTGTGAGAATGCTTAATATTCATGCCTTATTTCTGATACTTGGTCCTATCATTGGTCCCTCGCTTGGGGGCTTTTTGGTAGAGTCTCTTACATGGCGATGGATTTTCTTTATTAATATTCCGATTTGTATCATTTCAGGAATATTAATAATTATTTTTGCTACTAAAGATAGTGTAATACAAACTAGGATAGATTTTCCAAGTTTTGTATTCCTAGCTATTGCCGTAGGGTTATTTGAGTTTTTGCTGGATAAAGGAAATAGGTATGGGTGGTTTGAATCTAATCTATTAATTTCAGTTTTTGTCGGATCAGTTTTGGCATTAATATTTTTTAGTTGGCGTGCATTACTTGGTAAATCAATAATTAATTTCAGGATTTTTCGTTATTATAACTATACATTATCTTGTGTAGCTATATTTATTTATATGATAGTAATGATTGGATCATTCGTGTATTTCCCCGCCTTACTACAATTAGGATATGATTGCTCAGCTTCAGAAACCGGAAAAATAATTGCGATTAGGGGTATCTCAGCACTTTTGGGTGCTTTAGTTTTTTTTCGATTAAATAAAATATTTGGACTTAAAGTAATAATGTTACTGGGGGTAGCCTTTCTTAGCATATCAACATATTTACTAACTAGAATTTCACCAAATTATAATTTGAATTATTTTTTGCTTATTTTAATAATACAAGGGATAGGAGTTGCGGGAGTATTCATTAATATTTTTGAAATAGCGTATTTTGGGTTATCTAAAGTAGATAATAATGATGCGGCTGGAATACATAATTTCTTTCGAAATTTAGGGAACTCAATTGGTACATCGCTTACCGCCAGCATACTAACACATCAGCAACAGCTCTATTGGCATAATATGGCAATTAATGCAAATCTTTCTGTAAAAACTTTTCAAAATATCAGCCCAAATGAGGATATGAATATTTTATTGATCATACAGCAAATTAAAAGGCAATCTTATTTGCTCGCAAATATAAATTTTTTCGTTTTAACCTTATTTGGAACAGTAATTTTAATCTGTATTTCCTTCTTTTTTATTGAGGCACGAAAGTAAAGTATTATGATTTTCCGAAATAGAATTAAGTATTTTGTATTAGGTGGAGCCTTATGTTTGATCGTCACTTATAGTTTAGCTGTGTTTTTCCATTATAAAAGATTATATCCGTCAACAAATAATGCATATGTAAATGCGGGAATAGTTAATGTGACTTCTGAAGTAAATGGCTATATAGAAAGCTTAGTAGTTTCTGATGGGGTTAAGGTAAGTGAGGGTGATTTATTATTTACTATCAGACCAGATAAGCTTAATTACTATTTAGAGGAAGCAAATAATAATTATTTAGGGCAAATCTCTCAAGTGAAAAAAATAGATAGTCAAATATTTGCTCAAAAGGCCCAAATTATCAAAGATAGGGCTACTTATAAATTTACTTTGGATAAAGTAAAACGATATAAACTTCTTTTTGATAATGAAACTATCTCCGAACAAAGTTATCAAAACTCGATTGTGGAAAATGAGGGAGCTAGAACTCAATTAGATATCGATAATCGACTGCTGCAACAATATATTGATGAAAAAAACTCTGCTATTCAAAAGCAAAAAGCACTTTATTCTCAAGTGAAAATTAACAACTCTACTTTAAATCAGTCTAAATATACTGCGCCAGTAAATGGCTATATTGTAGATTTAGGTACTTTAAATAGTGGCGAATATGTAACCACAGGTAAGCCATTATTTAGCATCGTTAATGATAATAACTGGTGGGTAGATGCTAACTTCAAAGAAGATCAATTAAATTCAATAAGAATTGGTCAAAAAGCTGAAATTGAGCTTGATATGTATAAACATATATATAGTGGACAGGTAGTTAGTATTAGTTATGCCAGTGGTAGTACCTTTGCTATATTACCAACGCAAAATGCAACGGGAAATTGGATAAAAGTACCTCAGCGATTTACAGTAAAAATAAAATTAAATAATGATTTAAACTTTCCTTTAAGAGTAGGAGCAAGTAGTAAAGTCACAGTTTTACCCGAGAAATAAGATGAACTCTTTAAAAATTTTAATAATTTCTACTACAACAATGTTTGTAATTGTTGGTTGTAGCTTCTTTACGCCTAATTATAATAAACCTCATATTGAGGCTCCTCAATCTTGGAGAAGTAATGAAAGCGCAGCACAAACATTAAATGAAAGTAATTTTTCTAAAGTAATGTGGTGGCATAAATTTAATGATGCAGCTTTAGATAATTTGATTAATCAAGCTTTAGATAATAATAGTTCAATTCAGATTGCGATTGGTAATATTTTAGCTGCTCAGGGAGTATTAAAAAAAATAAAGTTAAACTGGGTTCCAGCAATCTATTTGGGTGGGGCAGGTGGGGTCGGGCAGACTTTTAATTCTGATACTAGATCAAATAATCCTATAGTTAGTTCCTCTGTCCCGAGTAGCGCAAATTTTTATTATTATGATGCGGGACTTGTACCTGCTTATTCGATAAATATATTCAAACAGTTTAGAGAAACTGATATTGCTAAAGCAAACTTATCTGCAGCTAAATATGCTAAGGATGCGGCTCAATTATCTGTAATAAGTCAAGTAGTAGGGAGCTACTTTACTATTATTGCGCTTAAGAAAGAATTAGATATTCAGGAGCAAATTATTAGTGATATTAAAGAATTAATTAGGTTAAATAAATTACAACATACGAATGGGATTATATCGGGTTCACAATTGGAGTCATCTACACAACAACTTGAACGCGCAGAACTACAAATAGCCGATATTAATAACAATATTGTACTAGCAGAAAATGCTTTACAACTTTTATTAAACAAGAATCCAAACAAACTGGATTTAGGCAAGGATTTTGATAATATATCATTAAATAATTTGATATTTCCCAATTTACCTTCTACCGTATTGCTTCAACGACCAGATATTTTGCAAGCAGAAGAGAATCTCAAGGCTGCTAATGCTGATATTGGAGTAGCCCAGGCAAATTTTTTCCCTCATATATATTTAACTACGCCTGTTGGTACTCTTAATAGCAATACGGGGCAACTACTAAACCCAACAGGTGATTTCTGGGTTCTACAGGCTGAAGCTTTAATGCCTATATTTAATCTGGGAATATCTGGTTTAATTGCTCAAAAAAAAGGGCAGTATTATATAGCTTATTATAATTATGTTCAGACGGTGCGGCAATCATTTATTGATGCTGATAATAGTATTTCAACATATTCTAAATCACAAGTTAATTTTAATTTGACAAGTAAATTATTAATATCGTCAGAAATGGATTACTTGAATAATTATAGAAATTATAAGGCAGGCTATATGAGTAAGCTTGATACCTTGCCTACGAAAATTACTCTTGATAATTCCAAAATACAACTGATAAAAACCAAATTACAGCAATTGCAAGCTTTAATAACACTATATCAAACTTTTGGTGGTGGATATAATTATAGGGAAAATAATTCACCTAAGAAATTTAATGATGAACACGATATTTAGGTATTTGTTAGGCGTATTTTTTGAGGTGTTTTATTAATTAAATCAGCTTGATATTATCAGATCATGGTAATTCATTTGTCTATAAATTAAATCATTTACACTGAACAAAAACCCAGCTTTAAAAAAGGGAATACTCCGATTATAATCACAACCTTTGTGTGAAGGTTGTTATCTAGTTGAATGTGCTGTAGAACATCGAAATTCTATATGGTTAAATTAGAGAACACCCGCTTAGACAAAAGAATTAAGCAATAATTTTTCAATTAAATAAAGGAAATAATGAATGAAAAATTTTTACTCTAAGACACTACTTATATTGAGTAGTTACTTATTTATCTCCCATGCTCAGGCAATCTCAGGACCTATACGGCATATCTACAATGCTCTGGATGTTCCAATTACTTACAAGATTACTGTACATGAAGGTACATCAGCTACAATAAGTTGCCCAAATGCAAGTAATTTTATTCCGGCACACACTATCTGCTCACTAACAGCAGAAGGTGTTAAGGATAGGGAATTCTTCTATTTTGATGCAAATGTGCAATTTACTTGGGGATCAAATATAAGTGGGACATATCGGCTTGATGGATATTCGTCTGGTGGTGCACAGCTGGAATGGAAAAATGGTGGAACTAGCTTAGGTAGTTGTGGACCAATAATATTTAATCATTATCCCTCCACTCCAAATTATGATAAGCA belongs to Aquella oligotrophica and includes:
- a CDS encoding PAS domain-containing protein; amino-acid sequence: MKLSSDQEFLNNLIKYVDVLVNTFNDNNLVAIKDMNLNYVYVSERFAKDVFGSNPDSIIDKSDLDLKFPQLEAFCKASHDEDLRVLSSPDQVTFLKIYAFSSGLKPVIFNKAPLINKDTGASVGLAIRAFHLKAMNLTQKIIHAFHIRLGVPRHKVKLTPPPRLSPREQQVTFLFLANFASADIANIINQIEGKNISKSYIDKVFAEQLYVKFNVNDRKSLYDKMVAYGFSDSPPPRLLSNCSIEITNLMDI
- a CDS encoding efflux transporter outer membrane subunit — encoded protein: MNSLKILIISTTTMFVIVGCSFFTPNYNKPHIEAPQSWRSNESAAQTLNESNFSKVMWWHKFNDAALDNLINQALDNNSSIQIAIGNILAAQGVLKKIKLNWVPAIYLGGAGGVGQTFNSDTRSNNPIVSSSVPSSANFYYYDAGLVPAYSINIFKQFRETDIAKANLSAAKYAKDAAQLSVISQVVGSYFTIIALKKELDIQEQIISDIKELIRLNKLQHTNGIISGSQLESSTQQLERAELQIADINNNIVLAENALQLLLNKNPNKLDLGKDFDNISLNNLIFPNLPSTVLLQRPDILQAEENLKAANADIGVAQANFFPHIYLTTPVGTLNSNTGQLLNPTGDFWVLQAEALMPIFNLGISGLIAQKKGQYYIAYYNYVQTVRQSFIDADNSISTYSKSQVNFNLTSKLLISSEMDYLNNYRNYKAGYMSKLDTLPTKITLDNSKIQLIKTKLQQLQALITLYQTFGGGYNYRENNSPKKFNDEHDI
- a CDS encoding aquaporin: MSKLIIRQLIAEFTGTFILASVILNSMSGPAFPIATPVIAGLTLTLLVYLLGGISGCQINPAITFGLMVTRKTPFKTASCYILVQVAAGVTAFLFVSAYGSDGLQNINLDYTLSSSIGEIVGMAFFGFGVASVLNSGISRELSGISVGMSLFIGIIIAHHYSMGVLNPAVAIAGHIWSIFYLLFPLIGSTIGMLVSNTIFQLERE
- a CDS encoding DHA2 family efflux MFS transporter permease subunit, which produces MKKINKKLLVACALNLLSLSELIDLTIIGIAIPHIMGSLNADLQDVSLTMTNYMVAIAMVIPLSGSVINKFGIKKTALISTFIFGFASLGCGLSTNMTGLVIARFIQGLGGAFLPTLAQAYSASNFSGKLRVRMLNIHALFLILGPIIGPSLGGFLVESLTWRWIFFINIPICIISGILIIIFATKDSVIQTRIDFPSFVFLAIAVGLFEFLLDKGNRYGWFESNLLISVFVGSVLALIFFSWRALLGKSIINFRIFRYYNYTLSCVAIFIYMIVMIGSFVYFPALLQLGYDCSASETGKIIAIRGISALLGALVFFRLNKIFGLKVIMLLGVAFLSISTYLLTRISPNYNLNYFLLILIIQGIGVAGVFINIFEIAYFGLSKVDNNDAAGIHNFFRNLGNSIGTSLTASILTHQQQLYWHNMAINANLSVKTFQNISPNEDMNILLIIQQIKRQSYLLANINFFVLTLFGTVILICISFFFIEARK
- a CDS encoding HlyD family secretion protein gives rise to the protein MIFRNRIKYFVLGGALCLIVTYSLAVFFHYKRLYPSTNNAYVNAGIVNVTSEVNGYIESLVVSDGVKVSEGDLLFTIRPDKLNYYLEEANNNYLGQISQVKKIDSQIFAQKAQIIKDRATYKFTLDKVKRYKLLFDNETISEQSYQNSIVENEGARTQLDIDNRLLQQYIDEKNSAIQKQKALYSQVKINNSTLNQSKYTAPVNGYIVDLGTLNSGEYVTTGKPLFSIVNDNNWWVDANFKEDQLNSIRIGQKAEIELDMYKHIYSGQVVSISYASGSTFAILPTQNATGNWIKVPQRFTVKIKLNNDLNFPLRVGASSKVTVLPEK
- a CDS encoding Ig-like domain-containing protein, which encodes MKRKLLIPFLVGLLSFFVVSCSGTTTSTATCESCMVNQATVSLDSSSGGVSNGETDVSLTPLVVLKYSQPMNPQTVSSNTVWLSTSASFESMDHQGDIAISDIIANTGYTEFSFSTESALLPNTTYYITVTDDNKTVNGFSVSGQFSFTTGDFTKPTVGLIAPTNGSNVVGLNPNIQLRFSESVENVNHQTILIHKDSLDGTVIPISTIIAGENNTYIFSMTDSLAPDSTYYIVLTDQITDLAGNHLKETSFYFTTLQADSGTKPEVSLLSPSNNATEVTTTPNIEIKFSEAIVNVDSSTVTLHSGSIDGPLVQIGSIVAGADNTYLFNPQATLLDNTTYYIVLSNGITNSKGNSLNPTSFVFTTGDYTAPDVTILEPLDNATDVELAPTIKIKFSEAVQNINSSTITLRRGSPDEDIVAISQITDEGNNTYSFTPTTPLSPNINYYVVLNNQITDNFGNNLPPTNFRFTTINILGAAYIVSRDNNEITLCDIYPDNSLNNCHATAAINSPSSQAFFNADKSAVYILAAGGNPELDRCDINADKSLGNCNSIGSVPAGTSIMTVNSTATMVYLGSVSPSSVIYACPIVNNLLGMCNSVSAANFIFPLAITLDNTATTAYVSTWGSGFGDGKVQACPVQGDGSFGVCIAAVSATEPSSVVFNSAGDRAYIGQYAGSNLNMCQVSGDSTFNSCNTIGSGFMSATSLAFTMGDGIAYVTDRSANRVSMCEVEIDGTFSNCTYTVTGITQPFWITLNYY